In the Streptomyces sp. cg36 genome, one interval contains:
- a CDS encoding DUF1684 domain-containing protein yields the protein MSTDAARDPHEAAQEWKHWHEHRVAAVSAPHGPLALTGTHWLADAVEGRIPAVPGEWREDGDALVLRAVEQDGITLDGEPFTGEARLGADHAPVGESRLAQGARRLVVLRREGLWAVRVWDPEAPARRAFAGIGATPYEERWAVPGTFRPYDRTRTVRVANADGVERGLGLGGELAFALDGRNHTLQVAVEEDGALWAVFADATSGDSSFRFRFLRPGAPDAHGRVTVDFNRALLPPCAFAAHFICPFPPPGNTLDTAVAAGERTVLTN from the coding sequence ATGAGCACCGACGCGGCGAGAGACCCGCACGAGGCGGCACAGGAGTGGAAGCACTGGCACGAGCACCGCGTCGCCGCGGTCTCGGCGCCCCACGGCCCCCTGGCCCTGACCGGCACCCACTGGCTCGCGGACGCGGTGGAGGGTCGAATTCCGGCCGTGCCCGGCGAGTGGCGCGAAGACGGCGACGCGCTGGTCCTGCGGGCCGTCGAGCAGGACGGGATCACCCTGGACGGCGAGCCGTTCACGGGCGAGGCCCGGCTGGGCGCCGACCACGCGCCGGTCGGCGAGTCCCGGCTGGCCCAGGGCGCGCGGCGGCTCGTGGTGCTGCGCCGCGAAGGGCTGTGGGCGGTCCGGGTCTGGGACCCCGAGGCCCCGGCCCGGCGCGCCTTCGCGGGCATCGGGGCGACGCCGTACGAGGAGCGCTGGGCGGTGCCGGGCACCTTCCGCCCGTACGACCGGACGCGGACGGTCCGGGTCGCCAACGCCGACGGGGTCGAGCGCGGTCTGGGGCTCGGCGGCGAGCTCGCCTTCGCGCTCGACGGCCGGAACCACACCCTTCAGGTGGCGGTCGAGGAGGACGGCGCGCTCTGGGCGGTGTTCGCGGACGCGACCAGCGGGGACTCCAGCTTCCGGTTCCGTTTCCTGCGCCCCGGCGCACCCGACGCGCACGGACGCGTGACGGTGGACTTCAACCGCGCGCTGCTGCCCCCGTGCGCCTTCGCCGCGCACTTCATCTGCCCCTTCCCGCCCCCGGGGAACACCCTGGACACGGCGGTCGCGGCCGGTGAGCGGACCGTCCTCACCAACTGA
- a CDS encoding FAD/NAD(P)-binding protein: protein MNATHPAPDTASVVIVGAGPRGTGFLERLAANLPELYGDRPLEVHLVDPYPPGGGRIWRAGQSPLLWMNSMAEDVTMFTDETVELAGPVRPGPTLAEWAGLDGQTFPGRRTQGAYLRWVYERAVRALGPAVTVREHRTRVLRVGGPREGRQRVWLEGRAEPLTADLVVLALGHLDAEPDDEQRELTAFAARHGLVHLPPAFTADCDLSALAPGEPVIVRGFGLAFIDLMVLLTEGRGGHHDDSGAYHPSGREPVLYVGSRRGVPYHSKIGYGWQGERPPLPRFFGPEAVGKLLGSAAPPDFRRDVWPLIAKELGFAHYHRLFTAHPGRTAMAWSDFEEKYAAAGPGGPESAALVAAAVPDPADRLDLEALDHPLDGVRYPSGDALQEGLRAYIGQDLARRHDPEHSADLAVFLGLLSAYGQLPGLGDPGPWWHGFFSYLASGPPGPRLRQLLALSEAGVVRFLGADLVVECDEDAGEFRAGGASVPGEWTRARALVEARLPEPSLERTRSPLLRALHRDGAAATGTGLLHVDPGDGRVLDRAGRPHPRRFALGPHTTARAAGAFTRPRTGGPAFRQNDASARAALTLLRDLARHPVGA from the coding sequence ATGAACGCGACGCACCCCGCGCCGGACACCGCCTCGGTCGTGATCGTGGGCGCCGGTCCGCGCGGCACCGGATTCCTGGAGCGGCTCGCCGCCAACCTGCCCGAGCTGTACGGGGACCGGCCGCTGGAGGTCCACCTCGTCGACCCGTACCCGCCGGGCGGCGGCCGGATCTGGCGCGCCGGGCAGTCGCCGCTGCTGTGGATGAACTCCATGGCCGAGGACGTCACCATGTTCACCGACGAGACGGTCGAGCTGGCGGGCCCGGTGCGGCCGGGGCCCACCCTCGCCGAATGGGCCGGGCTCGACGGCCAGACCTTCCCCGGCCGCCGCACCCAGGGCGCCTATCTGCGCTGGGTCTACGAGCGGGCGGTCCGGGCGCTGGGCCCGGCCGTGACCGTACGCGAACACCGCACCCGGGTGCTGCGCGTCGGCGGGCCGCGCGAGGGCCGCCAGCGGGTGTGGCTGGAAGGGCGCGCCGAGCCGCTCACCGCCGACCTCGTGGTGCTCGCCCTCGGCCACCTGGACGCCGAACCCGACGACGAGCAGCGGGAGTTGACCGCCTTCGCGGCCCGGCACGGCCTGGTCCACCTGCCGCCCGCCTTCACCGCCGACTGCGACCTGTCGGCCCTCGCCCCCGGCGAACCCGTCATCGTGCGCGGCTTCGGGCTCGCCTTCATCGACCTCATGGTGCTGCTCACCGAGGGGCGCGGCGGACACCACGACGACAGCGGCGCCTACCACCCGTCGGGCCGGGAGCCGGTGCTGTACGTCGGGTCGCGGCGCGGGGTCCCCTACCACTCCAAGATCGGATACGGCTGGCAGGGCGAACGGCCTCCGCTGCCCCGCTTCTTCGGCCCCGAGGCCGTCGGGAAGCTGCTCGGCTCGGCCGCGCCGCCCGACTTCCGGCGGGACGTGTGGCCGCTCATCGCCAAGGAGCTCGGCTTCGCCCACTACCACCGGCTCTTCACCGCCCACCCCGGCCGCACGGCCATGGCCTGGAGCGACTTCGAGGAGAAGTACGCGGCGGCCGGACCCGGCGGCCCCGAGTCGGCGGCCCTGGTCGCCGCCGCCGTTCCCGACCCGGCCGACCGCCTCGACCTGGAGGCCCTCGACCACCCGCTGGACGGGGTGCGCTACCCCTCCGGCGACGCGCTCCAGGAGGGGCTGCGCGCCTACATCGGCCAGGACCTGGCACGCCGTCACGACCCGGAGCACAGCGCCGACCTGGCCGTCTTCCTCGGGCTGCTGAGCGCGTACGGACAGCTGCCGGGCCTCGGCGACCCGGGCCCCTGGTGGCACGGCTTCTTCAGCTACCTGGCGTCCGGGCCGCCCGGACCCCGGCTGCGCCAGCTGCTCGCGCTCTCCGAGGCCGGGGTGGTCCGCTTCCTCGGGGCGGACCTCGTCGTGGAGTGCGACGAGGACGCGGGGGAGTTCCGGGCGGGCGGCGCCAGTGTGCCGGGGGAGTGGACACGGGCGCGCGCCCTGGTCGAGGCCCGGCTGCCCGAGCCGTCGCTGGAGCGCACCCGGAGCCCGCTGCTGCGCGCCCTGCACCGGGACGGCGCCGCCGCCACCGGGACCGGGCTGCTGCACGTGGACCCCGGCGACGGGCGGGTCCTGGACCGCGCCGGGCGCCCGCATCCGCGCCGCTTCGCGCTGGGCCCGCACACCACGGCGCGGGCGGCCGGGGCCTTCACCCGGCCGCGCACCGGCGGCCCCGCGTTCCGGCAGAACGACGCCAGCGCACGGGCCGCCCTGACGCTCCTGCGCGACCTCGCCCGCCATCCCGTCGGCGCCTGA